A stretch of the Cyprinus carpio isolate SPL01 chromosome B4, ASM1834038v1, whole genome shotgun sequence genome encodes the following:
- the rassf8b gene encoding ras association domain-containing protein 8b codes for MRGMELKVWVDGVQRIVCGVTEVTTCQEVVIALAQAIGRTGRYTLIEKWRETERHLAPHENPVVSLNKWGQYASDVQLVLQRTGPSLSERPTSDTSERAPERSLYHQSLPPMAKLRPTANDRSLKRREPKRKSLTFTGGAKGLREIFGKNREGETKQRAVNTNRSSTPAPTQELSRLVQLQKDKLHILEQKLQRCETELQQQLTEEEEEELVKLEQQVRRNEAEMKEHEFWENELKIEQDNERQLREQLQELRSRVQECEEQLGEYLARIQCMEAGLEAERLEQELMETRLADEMEVRSRLDKARAELDIQVQQAVRLESSCRAMELSLGQSNIRLQEREQELEQLTKELRQVNLQQFIQQTGTKVTVLPADPGEEEANTESENQSGSLKRLGSARRLPADLRALQSPLNTTFNPEGIYV; via the exons ATGAGAGGCATGGAGCTGAAGGTATGGGTGGATGGAGTGCAGCGCATCGTCTGCGGGGTCACAGAAGTCACCACATGTCAAGAGGTTGTTATCGCTTTGGCCCAAGCAATAG GGCGGACAGGTCGCTACACGCTGATTGAAAAATGGCGCGAGACAGAGAGGCATCTGGCACCCCATGAGAATCCTGTGGTTTCTCTGAATAAGTGGGGTCAATACGCTAGTGATGTGCAGTTGGTGCTTCAACGTACAGGGCCATCTCTGAGTGAGCGCCCTACCTCGGACACCTCTGAAAGAGCCCCAGAGCGCAGTTTATACCACCAAAGTCTCCCTCCCATGGCAAAGCTCCGCCCCACAGCCAACGACCGTTCCCTCAAACGACGCGAACCAAAACGCAAGTCCCTCACTTTCACCGGTGGTGCCAAGGGGTTACGTGAGATCTTCGGGAAGAATCGTGAGGGTGAGACCAAACAGAGAGCGGTAAACACAAACCGCAGCAGCACTCCGGCCCCTACACAGGAGCTGTCCCGCCTGGTGCAGTTGCAGAAGGACAAACTGCACATCCTAGAGCAGAAACTGCAACGCTGTGAGACTGAGTTGCAGCAGCAACTGacggaggaagaagaagaggagctGGTCAAACTAGAGCAGCAGGTCCGCAGGAATGAGGCGGAGATGAAGGAGCATGAATTCTGGGAGAATGAGTTGAAGATTGAGCAGGACAATGAGAGGCAACTTCGTGAGCAGCTGCAGGAACTGCGCAGCCGTGTACAGGAGTGCGAGGAACAGCTGGGAGAATACCTGGCACGTATTCAGTGCATGGAAGCAGGGCTGGAGGCAGAGCGCCTGGAACAAGAGCTGATGGAGACGCGGCTAGCGGATGAAATGGAGGTCCGGTCGCGACTGGACAAGGCTCGTGCCGAGCTAGACATACAGGTGCAGCAGGCTGTAAGACTGGAGAGCAGCTGCAGAGCTATGGAGCTTTCACTTGGGCAGTCGAACATCAGGCTACAG gaGAGAGAGCAGGAGCTGGAACAGTTAACTAAGGAGCTCAGGCAGGTGAACCTTCAACAGTTTATTCAACAGACTGGCACCAAAGTAACAGTTCTACCAGCAGATCCTGGTGAGGAGGAAGCTAACACAG AGTCAGAAAATCAGTCTGGATCTCTGAAGCGGCTTGGATCAGCTCGACGACTTCCCGCTGACCTACGAGCTCTGCAGAGCCCGCTGAACACAACCTTTAACCCAGAAGGCATCTACGTCTGA